A stretch of the Sylvia atricapilla isolate bSylAtr1 chromosome 28, bSylAtr1.pri, whole genome shotgun sequence genome encodes the following:
- the LOC136372525 gene encoding interleukin-1 beta-like: MAFVPDLDTLESSSLNEETLYGPNCPCLHKKPQLDLEVTSPGVGIQVTVTKGHLSRTFRQAAVLVVAVTRLLKQPSHDFADSDLGSFLDDIFEPVSFECIRGNYTRAPVFRYTRSQSFDILDIDHKCFVLESPTQLVALHLQGPSAGRKVKLNIALYRPRSSQGGPGSGRVPVALGIKGYQLYMSCVMSGTKPVLQLEEADIRRDIESVELTRFIFYRLDSPAEGTTRFESAAFPGWFICTSLQPRQPVGITNTPDQVNIATYELSGR; the protein is encoded by the exons ATGGCATTTGTCCCTGATTTGGACacactggagagcagcag CCTGAACGAGGAGACGTTGTATGGCCCCAactgtccctgcctgcacaAG AAGCCCCAACTGGACTTGGAGGTGACATCACCTGGAGTAGGCATCcaggtgacagtgacaaagGGACACCTTTCCAGGACCTTTCGCCAGGCTGCCGTCCTGGTGGTTGCTGTGACCAGGCTCCTAAAGCAGCCATCACACGATTTTGCTGATAGTGACCTTGGCAGCTTCTTGGATGATATTTTTG AACCCGTCTCCTTTGAGTGCATCAGGGGCAATTATACCAGGGCACCCGTTTTCCGCTACACTCGCTCCCAGTCCTTTGACATCCTGGACATTGACCACAAGTGCTTCGTGCTGGAGTCACCCACCCAGCTGGTGGCCCTGCACCTGCAGGGACCCTCTGCTGGACGGAAAG tgAAGCTCAACATTGCTTTGTACCGTCCCCGGTCATCGCAGGGTGGTCCAGGGTCTGGAAGGGTCCCAGTGGCATTGGGTATCAAGGGCTACCAGCTCTACATGTCATGTGTGATGAGTGGCACcaagcctgtgctgcagctggag GAAGCTGATATCAGGAGGGATATTGAGAGTGTGGAGCTGACCCGCTTCATCTTCTACCGCCTGGACAGCCCAGCTGAGGGGACCACCCGCTTTGAGTCGGCTGCCTTCCCCGGCTGGTTCATTTGCACATCCTTGCAGCCCCGCCAGCCTGTCGGCATCACGAACACCCCAGACCAGGTGAACATTGCTACTTATGAGCTGAGTGGGCGCTGA